Within the bacterium genome, the region GGCAAACCGCTCACGGTCAAGGCGGGATTCGATCCAACTGCTCCGGATCTTCATCTGGGACACGCGGTTCTACTGCGCAAGATGAAGCATTTTCAGGATTTCGGTCACCGCGTGGTTTTTTTGATCGGCGACTTCACCGGTATGATTGGGGACCCTACCGGCCGATCCATCGCGCGAAAACCGTTGACGCGCGAAGAAATACTCGCAAACGCGGAGACGTTCAAATCGCAGGTTTTCAAAATTCTCCATCCTGAAAAAACGGTAATCGACTTCAACAGCCGCTGGCTTTCACAGCTTGGTTCAGAAGGATTCATAAAACTGTGCGCCAAATATACGGTTTCCCAGATTCTTGCAAGGGACGACTTCCAAAAGCGAATGCAAAATGCTCTACCGATCAGTCTCCATGAGCTCCTGTATCCAATCGCTCAGGGCTATGATTCTGTGATGCTGCACGCTGATGTTGAGCTGGGCGGCACCGATCAAACCTTTAATCTTCTGGTGGGACGGGAACTCCAGCGGCAATACGGACAAGAACCGCAGGTAATCATGACCACGCCGCTTCTGGAGGGCACTGATGGCGTAGAAAAGATGAGCAAATCACTGGGAAATTATGTTGGAATCACCGAATCACCCACCGAAATGTTTGGAAAACTCATGTCGATCAGCGATGAGCTGATGTACCGGTATTACCTGCTGCTTACCGATCTTTCGCTCGCACAAATTGACGAGATCAAACAAAAACATCCTCGCGAAGCGAAGGAGGATCTTGCAAAACGAATCATCACAGATTTTCATAGCCCGGAAGCTGCTGAAGATGCCGCATCGGAATTCCGAAAAGTTTTCAGCCAGAAACAACTTCCGGATGAAATCGAGGAGATTTCCTTGAAGCAGGGCTCTTACACTATTCTCGAGCTGCTCCGTCTATGTGATGTAGTTTCCAGCAACTCCGACTCTCGCAGAATGATACGCCAGGGAGCCGTCACATTCATGAAAAGTGGCGAGGAATCGCAAAAAATCAGAGATGAAAAAGCAAATCTAGCGCTTGAACCGGGATCGGACTATATACTTAAAGTGGGAACAAGACGATTCAAAAAGATTGTGGTGCAGTAGAAAGGAGCTTTTATGCAAAAACTAATCGATTTTGTACGAGACGTCGCTGAAGATAAACGCATTCCTCTTCAAAACCGGATTGTATTGGGTGGACTACTCGCATACTTATTGACACCGATTGATATCGTACCCGATTTTGTTCCTATTCTCGGCTGGCTCGATGATGCGTTTGTAACGCTCATCATTCTGGATTACGTCTTTAACTCGGAAGATAGCGAATTGATACTTCAACATTATCCCTGGAATAAAAAACATTTCGAGAAAATGAAAGTCTATGTGGAAAGACTTTCCTGGATTGTTCCGGATCGTGTGAAAAGGATTTTGTTCCGGCATGCAACGCGTTTAGCGATTGCAAAAAAATCAGCAGACGAAATCCAGCCAAAATCGTCGTAAAATTTCACCGCGCGGAGATCGCAGAGGACGCAGAGAAAAAACTTTTCTTGTTTCTCTGCGATCTCAGCGTTCTCTGCGGTGAAAAATCAAATGAAAGTTCTCATCATTCACGCTTCCTTTGGATCGGGGCACAAACGCGCCGCGCAGGCCGTGCTGGAAGAATTTGAGCAGAGAGGAATTGCGGCGGAGCTTCGCGACCTGCTGGAATTCCTGCCTGCCCCGATGTCCCGCTTTTACTCATCTGCCTACAAATTCATGATCACGAGCAGCCGTGGATTGTGGCGGCTCACATACAACCTTGTCAACGCGCCAAAAGGACCCTACAGACCTGCGACGGCAGTTACACAGA harbors:
- the tyrS gene encoding tyrosine--tRNA ligase, with amino-acid sequence GKPLTVKAGFDPTAPDLHLGHAVLLRKMKHFQDFGHRVVFLIGDFTGMIGDPTGRSIARKPLTREEILANAETFKSQVFKILHPEKTVIDFNSRWLSQLGSEGFIKLCAKYTVSQILARDDFQKRMQNALPISLHELLYPIAQGYDSVMLHADVELGGTDQTFNLLVGRELQRQYGQEPQVIMTTPLLEGTDGVEKMSKSLGNYVGITESPTEMFGKLMSISDELMYRYYLLLTDLSLAQIDEIKQKHPREAKEDLAKRIITDFHSPEAAEDAASEFRKVFSQKQLPDEIEEISLKQGSYTILELLRLCDVVSSNSDSRRMIRQGAVTFMKSGEESQKIRDEKANLALEPGSDYILKVGTRRFKKIVVQ
- a CDS encoding DUF1232 domain-containing protein, translated to MQKLIDFVRDVAEDKRIPLQNRIVLGGLLAYLLTPIDIVPDFVPILGWLDDAFVTLIILDYVFNSEDSELILQHYPWNKKHFEKMKVYVERLSWIVPDRVKRILFRHATRLAIAKKSADEIQPKSS